The Gasterosteus aculeatus chromosome 17, fGasAcu3.hap1.1, whole genome shotgun sequence genome includes a window with the following:
- the drd5a gene encoding D(1B) dopamine receptor, with protein MEKPEKYLSSAQGVDYVSAPFGEIMWNSTETEATKDGGKDVLVRTLTGCLLSLLILWTLLGNIMVCSAVLRFRHLRTKVTNIFIVSLALSDLFVAILVMPWKAVAEVAGYWPFGTFCNVWVAFDIMCSTASILNLCIISVDRYWAICSPFRYERKMTQRVAFVMISVTWTLSVLISFIPVQLNWHKDSGEDLAGTRNSSASPQMEENCDSSLSREYAISSSLISFYIPVAIMIVTYTRIYRIAQIQIRRIASLERAAEHAQSCRTNRIECQHHNTLKTSIKRETKVFKTLSVIMGVFVCCWLPFFILNCMVPFCDRPAADRDAGLPCVSETTFDVFVWFGWTNSSLNPIIYAFNAEFRKAFASLLGCRNFCSNTPVETVNISNELVSYNQDTLIHKEMANAYVNMIPNVVECIEHEDAFDRISQFSHNHENATDSICDLEDCEADISLDAMSPFTPNGLH; from the coding sequence ATGGAGAAGCCAGAGAAGTATCTCTCGTCGGCGCAGGGGGTTGACTATGTGTCGGCACCCTTCGGCGAGATTATGTGGAACAGCACCGAAACGGAGGCGACAAAGGACGGCGGGAAGGATGTGCTTGTGCGTACGCTGACGGGCTGCCTGCTGTCGCTGCTCATCCTATGGACCCTGCTTGGCAACATCATGGTCTGCTCCGCGGTTCTGCGCTTTCGACACCTGCGGACCAAAGTGACCAACATTTTCATCGTCTCTCTGGCTCTGTCGGATTTATTCGTGGCCATCCTGGTGATGCCGTGGAAAGCTGTGGCAGAAGTGGCGGGCTACTGGCCATTTGGCACTTTCTGTAACGTCTGGGTGGCTTTCGACATTATGTGCTCCACCGCCTCCATCCTCAACCTCTGCATCATCAGCGTGGATAGATACTGGGCCATCTGCAGCCCCTTCCGCTACGAGAGGAAAATGACCCAGCGAGTTGCCTTTGTCATGATAAGCGTAACCTGGACGTTGTCTGTGCTCATTTCATTCATACCGGTCCAGCTAAACTGGCACAAAGACAGCGGCGAGGACTTGGCTGGGACGCGCAACTCTTCCGCGAGTCCGCAGATGGAAGAAAACTGTGACTCCAGCCTGAGCAGAGAGTACGCTATATCTTCCTCCCTGATAAGTTTCTATATTCCCGTAGCAATTATGATTGTGACGTACACCAGAATATACCGGAttgcacaaatacaaataagaaGAATCGCCTCGCTGGAGAGAGCGGCAGAGCACGCGCAAAGTTGCCGGACAAACCGAATAGAGTGCCAACACCACAACACATTGAAAACCTCGATCAAACGGGAAACCAAAGTGTTCAAAACCCTGTCGGTGATCAtgggtgtctttgtgtgttgctGGTTACCTTTCTTCATCCTAAACTGCATGGTCCCGTTCTGCGACAGGCCGGCCGCCGACCGGGACGCGGGTCTGCCGTGCGTCAGCGAGACAACTTTCGACGTCTTCGTGTGGTTCGGCTGGACCAACTCCTCCCTGAACCCCATCATTTACGCCTTCAACGCCGAGTTCAGAAAGGCCTTCGCCAGCCTGTTGGGCTGCCGCAATTTCTGCTCCAACACGCCGGTGGAAACTGTCAACATCAGCAACGAGCTGGTGTCATACAACCAAGACACCCTCATCCACAAGGAAATGGCGAACGCGTACGTGAACATGATCCCCAACGTGGTTGAATGTATCGAGCACGAAGATGCTTTTGACAGGATCTCGCAGTTTTCGCACAACCACGAAAACGCCACCGACTCTATTTGTGACTTGGAGGACTGCGAGGCCGACATAAGTCTGGACGCCATGTCACCGTTCACGCCCAACGGATTACACTGA
- the otop1 gene encoding proton channel OTOP1, translating to MSPTMVEHSGLDIMCLNKYCHSSSSSSSSEQDKKVFTKLKLSLSGDYPRKNAEILSGQYGTNVLLIGAALMLAIAHHGPSVKEEHLLSFVTCLMLLQLIWMMWYILVRDRQKNARTDKDVHATTCWIRGGLTLLALLSLIMDAFRIGYYVGYQSCVSAVLGVFPVIHATHTIAQVHFLWFHIKDVIKSFETFERFGVIHAVFTNLLLWCNGVMSEAEHFLNNHKRRLSALGYGNLTIVHSEPHCNCTTSTCSMFSSSLFYLYPFNVEYHIFVSAMLFVMWKNIGRTIDLSLNQKRLATKTQGLTVGPILGLFALASTIGILVVYVTHVEESLQTRQSAISMFYIYGIVMLVSMCSAGAAALLIYRADHVPLDTSKNPSRQLDMELLFGSSIGSWLMSWCSVVAVLGTNSSPPYRWTNLIYSLLIVLEKYIQNIFVVESLYRQQDDGQSEDPELAVSPEIFSVTSSLAPPYDGIINRAYDKPERTCVTMENDQEESGQVYRCPRKPSEVPLPVGSKVKEPPNVKRQILKNIAVFLIMCNISLWILPAFGCRPQYDNGLEQETFGFSVWTTVLNFAIPLNLFYRMHSVASLFEVFRRV from the exons ATGTCTCCCACCATGGTGGAACACAGCGGCCTGGATATCATGTGTCTGAACAAGTACTGCCACAGTTCTTCCTCGTCGTCCAGTTCCGAGCAAGACAAGAAGGTTTTCACCAAACTCAAACTCAGTCTGTCGGGGGATTATCCGAGGAAGAACGCCGAGATCCTCAGCGGTCAGTACGGCACCAACGTGCTGCTGATCGGGGCAGCGTTGATGCTGGCCATCGCGCACCACGGCCCCTCCGTCAAGGAAGAGCACCTGCTGTCCTTCGTCACCTGCCTCATGCTCCTGCAGCTGATCTGGATGATGTGGTACATCCTGGTGCGGGACAGACAGAAGAACGCGCGGACCGACAAAGACGTCCACGCCACCACATGCTGGATAAGAG gtggtTTGACGCTGCTTGCGCTCCTGTCACTGATAATGGACGCGTTCCGAATCGGGTATTACGTTGGGTATCAGTCTTGTGTGTCGGCGGTGCTCGGGGTATTTCCTGTCATTCATGCAACTCACACCATAGCACAG GTGCACTTTCTCTGGTTTCACATCAAGGATGTCATCAAGAGCTTTGAAACATTCGAGAG ATTTGGTGTCATCCATGCCGTCTTTaccaacctcctcctctggtgCAACGGCGTGATGTCGGAAGCGGAGCACTTCTTAAACAACCATAAGAGAAGACTCTCGGCCCTGGGCTACGGAAACCTCACCATAG TGCACTCAGAGCCCCACTGTAACTGCACCACCAGCACCTGCTCCATGTTCTCCAGCAGCCTCTTCTATCTCTATCCCTTCAACGTTGAATACCACATCTTTGTCTCTGCCATGCTCTTTGTCATGTGGAAGAACATTGGAAGGACCATTGACCTTTCATTGAACCAGAAGAGGCTGGCTACTAAAACCCAGGGCCTGACCGTAGGCCCCATTCTGGGTTTGTTTGCACTGGCCAGCACTATTGGGATCCTGGTGGTCTACGTCACCCACGTAGAAGAATCCCTCCAAACTCGCCAGTCAGCCATTTCCATGTTCTACATTTATGGCATCGTCATGCTGGTGTCCATGTGCTCTGCCGGCGCTGCAGCCCTTCTCATATATCGAGCGGACCACGTGCCACTGGACACGTCTAAGAACCCGTCCAGGCAGCTGGACATGGAGCTGCTGTTTGGCTCCTCTATTGGTTCTTGGCTCATGTCCTGGTGCAGCGTAGTTGCTGTGTTAGGCACCAACAGCAGTCCTCCTTACCGCTGGACCAACCTCATCTACTCTCTGCTCATCGTGCTGGAGAAGTACATCCAGAACATCTTTGTCGTAGAGTCCCTGTATCGCCAGCAAGACGATGGACAGAGTGAGGATCCCGAGTTGGCAGTGTCTCCAGAAATCTTCTCGGTGACTTCCTCTTTGGCCCCGCCGTACGACGGCATCATCAACAGAGCCTACGACAAGCCAGAGCGGACATGTGTCACCATGGAGAACGACCAGGAAGAAAGCGGACAGGTGTACAGATGTCCGAGGAAACCTTCTGAAGTGCCGCTGCCTGTTGGAAGCAAAGTAAAGGAGCCCCCAAATGTAAAGCGGCAAATCCTGAAAAACATTGCGGTCTTCCTGATAATGTGCAACATTTCG CTGTGGATCCTTCCAGCCTTCGGCTGCCGCCCGCAGTACGACAACGGGTTAGAACAAGAGACATTTGGTTTCAGTGTGTGGACCACAGTTCTCAATTTTGCCATTCCTTTGAACCTTTTCTACCGCATGCACTCAGTGGCCTCCCTGTTTGAGGTGTTCCGCCGGGTCTAA
- the tmem128 gene encoding transmembrane protein 128, with translation MLNDSEFATLRNRFKRDAEFLMQTATNGDEDEKSQKEKDAKPLPRINRHSIFWIVASVGVTYYVDFFHNIIENEDIKSWWFNVGLALLGICLSLAMFCIVYLEWFKGIRHYDQEYPAIPPITTAAFIAASCSLNMALWPVWSFLTPLILFTQFMGVVMFISLLG, from the exons ATGCTTAATGACAGCGAGTTTGCAACGTTGCGGAATAGATTTAAGAGAGATGCGGAGTTTCTTATGCAAACAGCAACAAATGGTGACGAAGATGAAAAGA gtcaaaaggaaaaagatgCCAAACCTCTCCCTCGCATCAACAGACACTCCATTTTCTGGATTGTGGCATCTGTCGGTGTGACCTACTACGTGGACTTCTTCCACAACATCATAGAGAATGAGGATATCAAAAG TTGGTGGTTCAATGTGGGACTGGCACTCCTCGGGATCTGCTTGTCTCTGGCCATGTTTTGCATTGTATACCTGGAGTGGTTCAAAGGCATCCGGCACTATGACCAGGAATACCCTGCCATTCCTCCCATCACCACTGCAGCCTTTATTGCAGCATCTTGCAG CCTGAACATGGCCCTTTGGCCAGTGTGGTCCTTCTTGACTCCGCTCATCCTCTTCACACAGTTCATGGGCGTGGTCATGTTCATCTCTTTGCTTGGATGA
- the lyar gene encoding cell growth-regulating nucleolar protein, which translates to MVFFTCNACGESLKKAQVDKHVGMCRGCQVLSCIDCGKDFCGDDYKNHTRCISENQKYGGKGFEAKANKGDVKQQQWIQRVHDAMNKPGVSTKLKGVLQQISSYENVPKKKAKFQNWMKSCLNIANSSLHDEVWDLLTAVDLSPEAPQETKAAEETVAEVRVDSNGNEKQNGHQDGGKKKLNKRERKAARQQKNGKAVKGADKTVAEEPEGKKKKDRKRKHSSEEDEEQNGADNETSSKKSKTIDEEAAETSETEDQKVPRGKFNWKGNIKAVLRESADQELPVKKLKKKILAAYYSFTGDGNFKKEEEVLALFNKKISNNPKFRVLKDRVRLVK; encoded by the exons ATGGTGTTTTTCACCTGCAACGCCTGTGGTGAATCCCTGAAGAAAGCCCAGGTTGACAAACACGTGGGCATGTGCCGGGGATGCCAGGTCCTTTCCTGCATCGACTGTGGAAAAGATTTCTG CGGTGATGACTACAAGAACCACACGAGATGTATCAGTGAAAACCAGAAGTATGGAGGCAAAGGCTTCGAGGCCAAGGCCAACAAAGGAGATGTGAAACAGCAGCAGTGGATTCAG AGAGTCCATGACGCCATGAACAAACCTGGAGTCAGTACGAAGCTAAAGGGTGTACTCCAACAAATCAGTTCATATGAAAATGTCCCAAAGAAGAAGGCCAAGTTTCAG AATTGGATGAAAAGCTGTCTTAACATAGCCAACAGCAGTCTTCATGATGAGGTGTGGGACCTCCTCACTGCAGTTGACCTT TCTCCTGAGGCCCCCCAAGAGACTAAAGCAGCTGAAGAGACCGTGGCTGAAGTCAGAGTGGATTctaatggaaatgaaaaacagaacgGCCATCAAGACGGCGGGAAGAAGAAACTGAACAAACGTGAGCGCAAAGCGGCACGTCAGCAGAAGAATGGGAAGGCGGTGAAAGGTGCCGATAAGACTGTTGCAGAGGAGCCagaaggcaaaaagaaaaaggacagaaagagaaagcacAGCtctgaagaagatgaagagcagAATGGTGCCGATAATGAGACATCCAGCAAGAAGTCAAAGACaa TTGACGAAGAGGCTGCTGAGACTTCAGAGACCGAGGATCAAAAAGTTCCCAGAG GCAAATTCAACTGGAAGGGAAATATCAAGGCTGTACTCAGAGAATCTGCTGACCAGGAACTGCCAGTAAAAAAACTGAAGAAGAAG ATTTTGGCAGCATACTACTCTTTTACTGGTGAtgggaattttaaaaaagaggaggaggtgcttgCCCTTTTCAACAAGAAGATCAGCAACAATCCAAAATTTAGAGTCTTGAAAGACCGAGTTAGACTTGTAAAGTAG